A genomic stretch from Deltaproteobacteria bacterium IMCC39524 includes:
- a CDS encoding PilZ domain-containing protein, whose amino-acid sequence MNTDKTRKFERYKIKNGACMLQVLGTKKTFSAWIIDISEGGVRLELNIHPKELDLCSEKSLLKVLGCSVDAMPFPLTREVVKPVWQNDQVMGCSFVSTPA is encoded by the coding sequence ATGAATACCGACAAGACCCGAAAGTTTGAACGGTATAAAATCAAAAATGGTGCATGCATGCTTCAAGTGCTTGGCACAAAAAAGACTTTTAGTGCGTGGATTATTGATATAAGCGAAGGTGGGGTTCGGCTCGAACTGAACATTCATCCCAAAGAACTCGATCTCTGTTCGGAGAAGAGTTTACTCAAAGTCCTCGGTTGCTCTGTAGATGCTATGCCATTTCCCCTCACCAGGGAAGTCGTCAAACCGGTTTGGCAAAACGATCAGGTTATGGGTTGTTCTTTCGTGTCTACTCCGGCTTAG